In Rhodopirellula bahusiensis, the DNA window CGACGCGTGAGCGAGGGACCACGTCGAATCCCCTTCACAGGCTGGAAGCCTATGCCACATTTTTGATCAACGGTCGCGACGCATGCAGCAGCTCTTGTATTTCTTGCCGCTGCCACAGGGGCACGGTGAGTTGCGACCGATACGAGGCTCTTCGACTCGAACGGTGTCAACGCTGCCTTCGGCTCGACCCTCGCTGCCTGCGGCGGCACGTTGGGCGGCGGTGTTGGACTCCATTTGCGCCGATTGCTGGGCCGCACGACCGGCTTCGTGGGCATCGTCATGGCGAGTTCTCGCGTCGACCCACGTGCTGCGAATGAAGTCATCGTTAAAAGACTCCATGCGGAAGATCAGGTCGGTCACGCGTTCGCCAATTGAGTCCCACATGGATTCAAACAGTCGCATGCCTTCACGTTTGTATTCGACTTTGGGGTCCATTTGAGCGTAGCCCTTCAGGCCAACGCTGCTTCGCAAATGGTCCATCGTCAACAAGTGGTTCTTCCACGAGTCGTCCACGATGTTCAGCAAAATCTGACGTTCCATCCGACGCATTTCCGGGTGGAACTTGTCATCGACGGCACCGTTGACAGCCAGAGTCAGCTCGGCGCGATTCATCCGCGAAAGGTCTTCGGCGGTGTTTCGGTTACCGAGCTCTTCTTGCAGCCAGGTCGCCAAGGCTTCCAGCTTTCCGGATTGTCCGCTGGCGAGTGAGGCGGTCACGTCGGCGTCCGCTCTGCCGAAGAGATCTTCGACTTTCTCGGTTGCCTGAGCGTGCATTCCACCGGAGGCACCGGCGGTTTGCTTGCTGTACTGGATCAGCTGAACCTTCAGGTCGTCACGATTGAGTTTGACCTCATCGACGCTGAGTTCGTGATTGAATCGACCGTGCACCCAATCGACCAAACCTTCGCGGTCGAGTGAAACCTGGGCACCTTGTTTGTCGGTGAAGCGAGAGATGCCGGTCAGGACCGGGTACTCGGCTTCCTTTTCGGTGTAAGCCGCTTCGGCACGACGATTGAGTTCTTCGGTGACGTTGCGGCGGTCTTCCACATCGCGGAATTCTTCCGGAGTGGTTTCGATACCGAACTTGTGACGCATCCAGGCACACAGAACTCGAAGGCCGTAGTCGGCCTCCAGCAATGGTTCGCCTTCGGTCAAATCCGTTTCTTCGATTTGCTTGTGAGCGTGAGCGATCAACTCGTCGATCATCTCTTCGCGATCTTTGTTCTTCAACTGATGGTCTTGGTAGTTGGTGACCAAGCGAGTGTTCGCCCAGGTGGCCATCGCCTTCCAGTTCCATTCGTCTTCCATCGTCTCGGGAAGGTTTTCTTCCACGGCTTCAGCGACGGTGACTTCCGATGCACGTTCGGCTTGATCCTTGGCGTAAGTGTCCGCCATTTCGAAATCCATGTTTTGGAAATCGCGAGCGTCCAGTTGGCAACCCAACTTTCCACCGGCGAACGCCGAGAACGTGTCGACGCCGTAGTTTGGATCCAGGAACGTGTCGACTTGCGATTGAATTTCGTTGTGGATCAACGTCAACAGCATCTCGCGAGAGCTGTGTCCGTCGAGCAAGTTTTGGCGATAGCGGTAAACGCGTTTGCGTTGTTCGTCCATCACTTCGTCGTACTCGAGCAAGCTCTTTCGAATTTCGAAGTTGCGTTCTTCGACCTTCTTCTGAGCCGCCGCGATTCGGCGAGTGACCAGCGACGATTCGATCGCTTCGCCTTCCTTCATGCCCATGCGTTCCATCATGCTTTTGACGAAGTCGCCAGCAAAAATCCGCATCAGGTCGTCTTCGAGAGACAAGAAGAATCGGCTGCCACCGGGGTCGCCTTGACGACCGCAACGACCGCGAAGCTGCAAGTCAATTCGGCGTGATTCGTGTCGTTCGGTTCCGAGCACGTACAGACCGCCGATCTCACGAACGATCTTGCCTTCCGCACTCATGTTTTCGCGTTCGTCGATTTCGTCGACGAGAGCTTTCCACTCGGCGTCCGGCACTTCCAAACGCGTCGGGTATTTGTGTTGCAATTGCGACCAGGCGAGCGTTTCCGGATTACCACCAAGGATAATGTCGGTACCACGACCGGCCATGTTCGTGGCGATCGTGACGGCGCCGATTCGGCCGGCTTGCGAAACGATGTCCGCTTCTCGGCCGTGCTGCTTCGCGTTCAAGACGTCGTGCTTGATGCCGCGGCGTTCCAGCAGTGCGGACAAGCGTTCGCTCTTTTCGATGCTGACGGTACCAACCAGAACCGGACGACCAGCTCGCTCGACCGCAACGATTTTTTCGCGAGAGAATGTCTCGGTCTGCTTTTCGCCTTTGGGAAGCAATTCCACGGCCGAATCGGTTTCGGACTTGATGTTGCCCCACATCTCGGTGCCATCTTTCAGCACCAACACGTCCCACTTGTGAGTGCGTTCGACGTCATCCGCGATCGCTTTGAACTTGTCCTTCTCGGTCAAGTAAATCAGGTCGGGGTGTTCGATCCGTTGCAATCCACGGTGCGTTGGAATGGCGACAACGTCGAGTTTGTAGATCTTCCAGAATTCGTCCGCTTCGGTCATAGCCGTACCGGTCATCCCGGACAGCTTCTTGTACATCTTGAAGATGTTCTGCAGCGAAGCGGTGGCGAACGTCTGCGTTTCTTGCTTGATCGGCACGCCTTCTTTGGCTTCGACGGCTTGGTGCAAACCATCGCTCCATTGCCGTCCATCCATCAGACGACCGGTGAACTCATCGACGATGACAACTTGTTTGTCTTTGACGACGTAGTTGACGTCCAGCTTGTACAGGTAGTGGGCTTTCAGGGCGTTGTCGATCAGGTGCGGCCATTCCATGTTGCCCGCGGTGTAGAAGCTCTCCACACCCGCCAACTCTTCCGCAGCACGAACGCCTTCGTCGGTCAGCGTGACGTTGTGTTGTTTCTCGTCGACGGTGAAGTGTTCTTCTTTCTTCAGTTGTCGAGCGACACGGTCGGCTTCGCCGTAGCGTCCCAAATCCAAGTCGGCAGGGCCGCTGATGATCAGAGGTGTCCGAGCTTCATCGATCAGAATGTTGTCAACTTCGTCGATGATGGCGTAGTTCAGCGGGCCTTGGCACTGCTGCACTTCGCTGGGGAAACGGTCATCGCCCTTGGCAGCCGGACGCATGTTGTCCCGCAGGTAATCGAAACCGAATTCGTTGTTTGTTCCGTAGGTGATGTCGCACTGGTAGGCGGCTTGTTTTTCGCTGGTCGACATGCCGGACTGGATCGCGTCGACGGTCAGACCGAGGTTCATGTACAGCGGCGCCATCCACTCCATGTCACGACGGGCCAAGTAATCGTTGACCGTGATGACGTGAACGCCTTTGGCTTCCAGAGCGTTCAGGTAAGCGGGCAGAGTCGCGACCAGGGTTTTACCTTCCCCGGTGACCATTTCGCCAATCGCGCCGGAGTGCAGCACCATGCCGCCGACCAACTGAACATCGTAATGACGCATGCCCAGGAATCGTTTGCCGCCTTCACGACAGACGGCGAAGGCCTCTTCCATGATGTCGTCAAGCGTCTCACCTTCGCGAAGACGTTTGCGAAACAGCTTGGTTTGTTCGCGGAGTTCGTCGTCGGACAACCCCGCGTACTTTGATTCCATCGCCGTGATTCGGTCGGCGGATTCCTGCAATTTCGCGACTTGTCGGGCATTGGCGGAACCAAACACGCTGGTGGCCAGGCTGCCAACACGTTCGAACGTGCTACCGAAAACGAGGCCAAGGATGTCCCAAAGACGTTCCAGGATGGACATAAAAGATCAAATCAGTGCGATTGGGGGTGTGAAAGCGTGCGGCTTGCGTAAACCATGCCAACTTCCAACGTTACGGGTTGAGGGAAATTGGGTCAACTGCGATCGGATCTCGTTCGCGTTGGCTACTACGGACCCAATTGCCCGCCGGATCAGGCGGCGATGAATCTCGATCGTCGGCGAAGGTTTCATGCAGCGGTTGGATCTCTTGCAACAGCTGCTCGGCCAGCGTTTCCATGGCAAAGCGTTCGCTGGCGTGATGGCCGACCAAAGCCAGCGTTAATCCCGTGTTTTCCGCTTCCAAACACGTATGCAGGGTGGCTTCGCCGGTCAGCAGAACGTCGCAACCACGCCGGCGGGCGGCTCCCACGAACGAGCCTCCACTGCCGCAGCCGATCGCAACACGCTGAATCGGACGGTCAAAATCGCCCACCAATCGGGGCCGCGTGGAGCCGCATGAATTTGCGGCAAAGCTCAAAAACTCTCTCGCAGTCATCGGTTCGGGAAGCTCGCCGCAGCGGCCTGAGCCGACCATTGAGTCTTCCAGCGACGGAACGAGGGGCTTGATTGAGGTCAAGCCGAGACGGTTTGCCCACTGTTCGTTGATGCCCAAGCGAGCGGAATCGTAGGCGGTGTGAGCACTGTAAACAGCGATTCCGGCTCGGCACAGATTCCAGACCATCGCTGAGGCGGCCGAATCGGTCGTGATCCTGGCCATCGGTTTGAACGGCAGCGGGTGGTGGGCGACGATCAAATTCGCCGCCAACTCGGTTGCTTCCTCCACCACCGCTGGGGTGATCGTCAAACAGGTCAATATCCGGTGGGCTTCCGCTGAGCGGTCACCCAAAAGCAGGCCAACGTTGTCCCATTCCTCCGCCAGCTTCAAGGGAGCGATGGCGGAGAGAGACTGGCAAATGGATTCGATGGTGGGAGACACAGGATTCGCGACCGTTTGGAGGAAAGGTGCTCGGAAGAGCACACTTTACGGACGGCGATTCGCTGTGGGAACAATGAATCCGGGGTGGAAAGGCACGCGATTCGGTTGGCGTGCCTTCCAAATCAGAATCCGCTGAACGGATCGTCATCGCCTGCGGGAGCGAACGGGTCGCCATCACCGGCGGGGGCAAATGGGTCGGTCGGAGCGGCGCCTCCATCAAATGGGCTGGTACCCGCATCAGCAGGGGCGGCCGATGCGTCGGCTGGAGCAGCTTCGGTGGCCAATGGGTTGTCCATCGCACCTTCGAGAGCGTCGTTGGATTCGACCACTGCGTCTTCGCCGGCCAAATCATCCGCAAATGGATTGTCATCCGATGCTGGTGCGGGTGGCGGGGTGGCACCACGCTGCATCTTCGGAGCCTGCGAAGGAGCGGCGGGTTGGCCTTGTGAGGAAAGCTCGTTCGAGCGGATCTGCGAGCGAGCGGCGCCGGTTGCCAGAGCTTGCAGGCGAGCCTTTTCGCGAACCAGTTCCAATTTCAGGCGTTGCGAACCTTGGATCCGCGATAGTGAACGGCCAATCGATCGAGCGTCGCCGCCACGAGCTTCGAGCTCGGCGCCCATTTGCCAATCGCCTTCGGCGTAGCCCATTCCGCTGGCACTGGCTGCCAATCCGCGGAAGTAGTAAGCCCGCGGGTCACGGATATTGTTGTCGATCGCCATCGACAGCAATTCATAAGCCTTGCTGTAGTTTCCGGCGTTGTAGGCATGAACACCGCGGCCGTAGATCTCGGCCAATACAGCGGACTGAGCAGAGGCCGTGTTGGTCTGAGCGGTGGTCAAAAAGCCAATCGCCATGGCGATAAGGAGAAGTGGCGAGGCAAAGCGAATCTTCATCGCGACGGGGACCCTGTGACTAAAGGCGGATTGTTCAACAACAGACCGTTGCAGCTTAATTGTCTGTCCCGAGGGAATCAAACAAAACGTTGCGGCGTCTGAATCAAAGTGGGATTGCCGATGCGGTATGTCACGGGTGTGAGCCCCGTGGGGTCGTCCCAGGTTGCTACAATTCGGAATGCGAATTTTTTTGGACCGGTTCTCTCGTTCACACGAAGTCCTAACGATGCGAATCCAGAATCCCAGCAATCAGCCCGCGAAGACGGTGCCATCTCTTCTTTTGAGCAGCATTCTGCTCGTCCCTTTGGCGGGGATTGTGGAACCCTCTGCGGGCTCGTTGATGAGCTCCACCGCGATGGCCGACAGCGAATGGCATCGCACAGTTCCGGTTGTTAACGATGGTGAAATCGCGGAGTTGATCGAGGGACTAGGATCCGAGAGTTACGCGACGCGGGTTCGTTGCCGACAGCGTTTGTCTCGGATCGGTTTGGCCGCCTTCGATGCATTGCGACAGGCTCGCCACCACCCGGACAGCGAAATTGCGATTGCGGCTCGCAAGTTGACCAGCGGCGTCGAAGTGCCGTGGTCGGTCAGCACCGACTCGGCGACGGTTCAAGAAATTCTAAGCGAATACGGTTCGCGTTCCGTCTTGGCTCGACGGCAACGCATTGGCCAACTCGTTGCGCTGCCGACCATGGATTCATTTCCTGCGCTGGTTCGATTGACTCGCTATGAAGCCGAGCCCACGCTCAGCCGGTTTGCTGCGATGGCTCTGTTGGCTCAGCCGGTCCGAGAGACGCTCGCTTTGCAATCCGAATGGACCACCGACGACGCCACGAAAAGAGGGAAGTCTCCCGAGGATGATTGGTTGGGACTGAGTGCTCACGATCGATCGTTGATGGCGATTCATTTGCAACAAGTCTTTGCCAACGACACTGAGTTCAGCGGTCAGTGGATGATCCACTATGCCAAGGAATTGGAATCAGGACGCTTTGAGGCGGACGGATGGAGTGAACTGATCGACGTGATGGAATCGAGTTGGGAGATCGACGTCGATGCGTCGGGGCAAGAGGTTGCTCGCGGCAAGATTGCTCCCGGAGCAATCATCAGCGGCGACGAACTGTTTCGGTTGACTTGGTTGAACGCCGAGCGAGCTCGCGTGTTGGGCCAAGAAGATGATGCTTCGCGGTTCTTCACTCAGCACATTGATGTGATTCCTCCGCGCACGCGCGAGCTCACCGATGCGGCGTTGTGGGCGATCGACCACAAATTGTTTGACGTCATCACGGCAGCTCACGCCAAGCATCGATCGTTGTTCGAAAAGTCGCCTTCGTTGTTGTACGCGTCGGCCGAGGCTTTGCTGGAATCGGAACAACCGGAGCTGGCGACGGAACGAACCAAGCAGGCGTTGGCGTTGAACCCGGTCGTCAACTCAAATGACGCGGGTGAGCCGCAACTGCATCCGGTATTGCTTGAGAATCATGCGGAAGCACACCTTCGAATCGCGGCGGATTTGATCGACCGTGGGTTATCGGATTGGGCTCAAGCCGAGTACCGCAAGTTGATCGACGAGTTGCCGCTGCACAACATCGAATCCTCGACGGCACGTATTGAATTGGCGGAGCACTTGGCTGAGCTGTTGCAGCCCGCTGAGGTGGTTGCTTTATTGCAGCCGCTTGTGGAGCGAATAGAGAAGGACGATGACTTTCGCCACAAACTGATGGCTCACGATTTCGATTACCAATCGCTTCGCAGTCACTTGGATTTCCAAGCCGGTTTGGACTTGGCGAATCGAGACGACAAAGCCGCGGCCAGCGAGAGAATGCAAACCGCGTTCTCGATGGACCCCGAGAACATCGACATCCTGATCGCGATGTACCGCTTGGATTGGAACGATGAGTGGAAGGAAGATGTGGTCAGCAAGATCGAGTCTGTGTTGGCCGAAATCGACGAAGACATCGAAGAGACACGCCAGACGTTTCGAGAGACCGGCAACGGTCGCCCGGGACGCCAAACGGCCATTCGCGACATGTTGTTGGCCAATTTTTATAACCAATACGCTTGGCTGGTCAGCAACACCGAAGGCGACTACGACAAGGCTCTCAAGCGAAGCATCGAGTCATTGGAGATGAGTCCCGGCAGCGAGGCTTTGTTGGACACGTGTGGCCGTTGCTATTTCGCGACGGGTGATCTGCCCGCTGCGATTGTGACGCAGCGGAAAGCGGTCGAGATGACGCCCAACTCTCCTCCGCTCAGACGTCAATTGAAGATGTTTGAAAACGCTTGGTTGGACGCCAACCCAGGCAAAACGCTGCAAGAACTCCCCGTGGTGGAACTGCCCATTGCCACCGCTTCGTCTCAGGAGCGGACCGATCGGCAACGCCGTTTGGGAGTCGTGCCTCCCGATGGTCCGCTGAGTTTTTTGGACAATTGAATGCAGTTGTCTCAAGTTTTGGCCTCCAACCAAAACTCTGATTTTCCGCCGATTGTGAAGTTTGGCAAACCTTGCGGCGCGGTCTGTCACTGATCAAGCGATCTTGCGGCGATGTCCGATGGTAACCCTCGTACCGGTCACTCCGTTTGCTTCCGCTTTGTCGGATCGAGCGAGTGACATCACAGGGGCGACGCTCTGCTTCGGCAGTGTGTTGTTCTGGTTGTTTCAATGACTTCCGCTTGATTGCGTGAGTGCGGGGATTGCATGCGTTGGTTTCTAAAACATTCGCCGACACGTCACGACGTGTCGGCGCATCGTTCCCCATCCATGGGTGTGTTGCTGTCGATGGGGTTGCTGGCGGGTTTGACCGTTGGCACCGGCAGCGATGAGTCGGTGCGAGCCGATGACTTGCAAAGCGTGACCGCGACCAGTTTCCGCAGCAGCGATGCAAGTGTTCGTGACATGCGATCGACCGGTCGGTCTTCGCGTTCGTTGCGTGAAACGCCCACGGTGACCGCGATTCGTCGTGCTTCACCCTCGGTGGTGAACCTGCACGGTCAAAAGACCATCCGAACAACCGCGGCCAGCATGGCCGGTGGCGCGCCGGATTCGTTTCGCCAGGTCAACGGCATGGGCACCGGGGTCGTGATTGATCCACGTGGCTATGTAATCACGAACTACCACGTGGTCGAAGACGTCAACGAACTCAACGTGACGTTGCACACTGGTGAAGCCACCCGGGCCGACTTGATCGCCTCGGATCCGCAGAGCGATTTGGCGCTCGTCAAATTGCGAGGCCAAGGCCCGTTTCCGACCATCCCTCGCGGACACAGCGATGATTTGATGATCGGCGAAACCGTCATCGCCATCGGCAATGCGTTTGGCTATGTCCACACCAGCACCGAAGGAATCATCAGTGCTCTGCACCGTGATGTGCCGGTCAATGAGACTCAGCAGTACCGCGATCTGATCCAAACCAGTGCGGGCATCAATCCCGGCAACTCGGGCGGGCCATTGTTGAACATCGACGGTGAAATGATCGGCGTGAACGTCGCCGTTCGCGTTGGTGCTCAGCAGATCGCGTTTGCGATTCCGATCGATCAAGTCCTCGACACCGTGACCGAGATGATCAACCGCCACAATAATCGCCGCATGGTGATTGGGATGGACGGAGCCGCGGTTTCGCGGGGTGGCCTGCAGGTGACTCGTTTGTCCGAGGGCGGCTCGGCTCACCAAGCCGGATTGCAGGCGGGCGATCGATTGGTGCGAATCAATCAACAAAACATTGCCGATCCACTGAACTACGAATTGTCAGTGTTGGAACTTGGCCCAGGCGATCCACTGCAAGTGGAATTTGAACGCGACGGAGAGTTCTTCCAAACTCAATTGGCGACCGCTGTGTCGTCGCAAGAGTTCGGTGACCCGGCCGCGGCACTCGCCTGGCAAGTCGTCGGCGTTTCGGTGCGACCAGCGGGCGAGTCTTTTGTTCGTCGCATGAATTCGCGACTACGAACCAACTACCGCGGTGGTTTGATTGTCACTGATGTCCGAGCTGGTTCCGCTGCGAGCGAACAAGGCATCACGGCGGGCGACGTTCTGCTGGGGATTCATGTTTGGCAAACCGCCGGGCTGGAAGACTTGGCCGAGATCCTCGACCAACCCAACATTCGACGCGGTTCCAAGGCCAAGTTCTACCTCGTTCGGAAGGATCAGACGCTCTACGGCCATCTTCAATTAGCTTCGCAAGGAAACCAGCTGACACGACGCTAAAGAGTGAGTGGGACGATTGAAGGAACCCGAAACGGCTCTTTCAAATCGCCGGTGTGGTCAACCACACCCAAACGAACTCTTGTCGAACAGAGGTTTCCTGTTTCACCGATCGATTCGTCCTGGGACGAACGAGTCGGATGCATCTCCCGCAGATGCACCGGGCTCGTTCGTCGACCCAGCCGGGACGTGATCGATCGTTCATTCGCCCGTGAACGGAC includes these proteins:
- a CDS encoding tetratricopeptide repeat protein; its protein translation is MRIQNPSNQPAKTVPSLLLSSILLVPLAGIVEPSAGSLMSSTAMADSEWHRTVPVVNDGEIAELIEGLGSESYATRVRCRQRLSRIGLAAFDALRQARHHPDSEIAIAARKLTSGVEVPWSVSTDSATVQEILSEYGSRSVLARRQRIGQLVALPTMDSFPALVRLTRYEAEPTLSRFAAMALLAQPVRETLALQSEWTTDDATKRGKSPEDDWLGLSAHDRSLMAIHLQQVFANDTEFSGQWMIHYAKELESGRFEADGWSELIDVMESSWEIDVDASGQEVARGKIAPGAIISGDELFRLTWLNAERARVLGQEDDASRFFTQHIDVIPPRTRELTDAALWAIDHKLFDVITAAHAKHRSLFEKSPSLLYASAEALLESEQPELATERTKQALALNPVVNSNDAGEPQLHPVLLENHAEAHLRIAADLIDRGLSDWAQAEYRKLIDELPLHNIESSTARIELAEHLAELLQPAEVVALLQPLVERIEKDDDFRHKLMAHDFDYQSLRSHLDFQAGLDLANRDDKAAASERMQTAFSMDPENIDILIAMYRLDWNDEWKEDVVSKIESVLAEIDEDIEETRQTFRETGNGRPGRQTAIRDMLLANFYNQYAWLVSNTEGDYDKALKRSIESLEMSPGSEALLDTCGRCYFATGDLPAAIVTQRKAVEMTPNSPPLRRQLKMFENAWLDANPGKTLQELPVVELPIATASSQERTDRQRRLGVVPPDGPLSFLDN
- a CDS encoding Nif3-like dinuclear metal center hexameric protein produces the protein MSPTIESICQSLSAIAPLKLAEEWDNVGLLLGDRSAEAHRILTCLTITPAVVEEATELAANLIVAHHPLPFKPMARITTDSAASAMVWNLCRAGIAVYSAHTAYDSARLGINEQWANRLGLTSIKPLVPSLEDSMVGSGRCGELPEPMTAREFLSFAANSCGSTRPRLVGDFDRPIQRVAIGCGSGGSFVGAARRRGCDVLLTGEATLHTCLEAENTGLTLALVGHHASERFAMETLAEQLLQEIQPLHETFADDRDSSPPDPAGNWVRSSQRERDPIAVDPISLNP
- a CDS encoding trypsin-like peptidase domain-containing protein translates to MGVLLSMGLLAGLTVGTGSDESVRADDLQSVTATSFRSSDASVRDMRSTGRSSRSLRETPTVTAIRRASPSVVNLHGQKTIRTTAASMAGGAPDSFRQVNGMGTGVVIDPRGYVITNYHVVEDVNELNVTLHTGEATRADLIASDPQSDLALVKLRGQGPFPTIPRGHSDDLMIGETVIAIGNAFGYVHTSTEGIISALHRDVPVNETQQYRDLIQTSAGINPGNSGGPLLNIDGEMIGVNVAVRVGAQQIAFAIPIDQVLDTVTEMINRHNNRRMVIGMDGAAVSRGGLQVTRLSEGGSAHQAGLQAGDRLVRINQQNIADPLNYELSVLELGPGDPLQVEFERDGEFFQTQLATAVSSQEFGDPAAALAWQVVGVSVRPAGESFVRRMNSRLRTNYRGGLIVTDVRAGSAASEQGITAGDVLLGIHVWQTAGLEDLAEILDQPNIRRGSKAKFYLVRKDQTLYGHLQLASQGNQLTRR
- the secA gene encoding preprotein translocase subunit SecA; translated protein: MSILERLWDILGLVFGSTFERVGSLATSVFGSANARQVAKLQESADRITAMESKYAGLSDDELREQTKLFRKRLREGETLDDIMEEAFAVCREGGKRFLGMRHYDVQLVGGMVLHSGAIGEMVTGEGKTLVATLPAYLNALEAKGVHVITVNDYLARRDMEWMAPLYMNLGLTVDAIQSGMSTSEKQAAYQCDITYGTNNEFGFDYLRDNMRPAAKGDDRFPSEVQQCQGPLNYAIIDEVDNILIDEARTPLIISGPADLDLGRYGEADRVARQLKKEEHFTVDEKQHNVTLTDEGVRAAEELAGVESFYTAGNMEWPHLIDNALKAHYLYKLDVNYVVKDKQVVIVDEFTGRLMDGRQWSDGLHQAVEAKEGVPIKQETQTFATASLQNIFKMYKKLSGMTGTAMTEADEFWKIYKLDVVAIPTHRGLQRIEHPDLIYLTEKDKFKAIADDVERTHKWDVLVLKDGTEMWGNIKSETDSAVELLPKGEKQTETFSREKIVAVERAGRPVLVGTVSIEKSERLSALLERRGIKHDVLNAKQHGREADIVSQAGRIGAVTIATNMAGRGTDIILGGNPETLAWSQLQHKYPTRLEVPDAEWKALVDEIDERENMSAEGKIVREIGGLYVLGTERHESRRIDLQLRGRCGRQGDPGGSRFFLSLEDDLMRIFAGDFVKSMMERMGMKEGEAIESSLVTRRIAAAQKKVEERNFEIRKSLLEYDEVMDEQRKRVYRYRQNLLDGHSSREMLLTLIHNEIQSQVDTFLDPNYGVDTFSAFAGGKLGCQLDARDFQNMDFEMADTYAKDQAERASEVTVAEAVEENLPETMEDEWNWKAMATWANTRLVTNYQDHQLKNKDREEMIDELIAHAHKQIEETDLTEGEPLLEADYGLRVLCAWMRHKFGIETTPEEFRDVEDRRNVTEELNRRAEAAYTEKEAEYPVLTGISRFTDKQGAQVSLDREGLVDWVHGRFNHELSVDEVKLNRDDLKVQLIQYSKQTAGASGGMHAQATEKVEDLFGRADADVTASLASGQSGKLEALATWLQEELGNRNTAEDLSRMNRAELTLAVNGAVDDKFHPEMRRMERQILLNIVDDSWKNHLLTMDHLRSSVGLKGYAQMDPKVEYKREGMRLFESMWDSIGERVTDLIFRMESFNDDFIRSTWVDARTRHDDAHEAGRAAQQSAQMESNTAAQRAAAGSEGRAEGSVDTVRVEEPRIGRNSPCPCGSGKKYKSCCMRRDR